The Streptomyces spororaveus genome includes a region encoding these proteins:
- a CDS encoding DUF475 domain-containing protein codes for MLLKTFGWSFAVTALGLVAALLYGGWTGFGIVAILSILEISVSFDNAVVNAGILKKMNAFWQKIFLTVGVLIAVFGMRLVFPVVIVAISAKIGPIEAVDLALSDKEMYEQLVTDAHPSIAAFGGMFLLMIFLDFIFEDRDIKWLAWLERPLAKLGKVDMLSACIALIVLVVASMTVGAHAHQHGGVHVDKAQTVLVSGVLGLITYMIVGGLSGYFENKLEEEEEAEHEAEEEAKKSGKPVTAVAMAGKAAFFMFLYLEVLDASFSFDGVIGAFAITNDIVLMALGLGIGAMYVRSLTVYLVRQGTLDDYVYLEHGAHYAIGALAIILLVTIQYEIHEVITGLVGVVLIAGSFFSSVVRNRRLGASGGERTGSHEKAEVSSGV; via the coding sequence GTGCTTCTGAAAACCTTCGGCTGGTCGTTCGCGGTGACCGCCCTCGGTCTGGTCGCAGCGTTGTTATATGGGGGTTGGACCGGATTCGGGATCGTGGCGATCCTGTCCATTCTCGAGATTTCGGTGTCCTTCGACAATGCGGTGGTCAACGCCGGGATCCTGAAGAAGATGAATGCCTTCTGGCAGAAGATCTTCCTCACCGTCGGCGTACTCATCGCGGTCTTCGGCATGCGGCTGGTCTTCCCCGTCGTGATCGTCGCGATCAGCGCCAAGATCGGGCCCATCGAGGCCGTCGACCTGGCCCTCTCCGACAAGGAGATGTACGAGCAGCTGGTGACGGACGCCCACCCGTCCATCGCCGCCTTCGGCGGCATGTTCCTCCTGATGATCTTCCTCGACTTCATCTTCGAGGACCGTGACATCAAGTGGCTCGCCTGGCTGGAGCGCCCGCTCGCCAAGCTCGGCAAGGTCGACATGCTGTCCGCCTGCATCGCGCTGATCGTCCTGGTCGTCGCCTCGATGACCGTCGGTGCCCACGCCCACCAGCACGGTGGCGTCCACGTGGACAAGGCGCAGACCGTCCTGGTCTCCGGCGTCCTCGGCCTGATCACCTACATGATCGTCGGCGGCCTCTCCGGCTACTTCGAGAACAAGCTGGAGGAAGAGGAGGAGGCCGAGCACGAGGCCGAGGAGGAGGCCAAGAAGAGCGGCAAGCCCGTCACGGCCGTCGCCATGGCCGGCAAGGCGGCCTTCTTCATGTTCCTCTACCTCGAAGTCCTCGACGCCTCCTTCTCCTTCGACGGCGTCATCGGCGCCTTCGCCATCACCAACGACATCGTGCTGATGGCCCTCGGCCTCGGCATCGGTGCCATGTACGTCCGTTCGCTGACGGTCTACCTGGTCCGCCAGGGCACCCTCGACGACTACGTCTACCTGGAGCACGGCGCGCACTACGCCATCGGCGCGCTCGCCATCATCCTGCTCGTCACCATCCAGTACGAGATCCACGAGGTCATCACGGGTCTCGTCGGCGTCGTCCTGATCGCCGGGTCCTTCTTCTCCTCGGTCGTGCGCAACCGGAGGCTGGGGGCGTCCGGGGGAGAGCGCACGGGGTCGCACGAGAAGGCCGAGGTCTCCTCCGGCGTCTGA
- a CDS encoding SDR family NAD(P)-dependent oxidoreductase, with translation MENEPIQACLDLLEQARHLSLEDERRRLLEQAASDLVRDGRRRRRAARRAVRAAADAELLADTVTRAPDRIMDTALSADTRHRAGLSVHEYVQGHSGPGGVTRRTPGRVPDGDEPPRLLNRPQRCYVCKNHYRLVHHFYGQLCPGCADENLARRTARTDLTGRRALLTGGRVKIGFHVALMLLRDGAELTVTTRFPQDAANRFAAAPGAADWWHRLRIAALDLRDPRQVLALTDHLLDEAAPLDILVNNAAQTLHRSPRAYRALAAAEAAAVATAQPATAPEIWTAPGFAVPGSHTAALPLTAELASRARVSGALAGVRRGAEGALAPTTEPTTEPAPTPAPASDLQERTDEAGLLQETGSSNSWTLRLGQVEPAELLEVQLVNAVAPFLLADRLLPLLEASPHARRYLINVSAVEGQFDVRNKTSGHPHTNMAKAALNMLTRTSAADLAARGIHTCSVDTGWVTDEKPLPARERHAATGWRPPLDVIDGAARIYHPIVQGQAGSPIHGVLLKDYRDVAW, from the coding sequence ATGGAGAACGAGCCGATACAGGCCTGCCTGGACCTGCTGGAGCAGGCGCGCCACCTGTCGCTGGAGGACGAGCGGCGCCGCCTGCTGGAACAGGCCGCCAGTGACCTCGTCCGGGACGGGCGGCGTCGTCGGCGTGCCGCGAGACGAGCCGTCCGGGCCGCCGCCGACGCCGAGTTGCTGGCCGACACGGTGACCCGAGCGCCCGACCGGATCATGGATACGGCACTGTCGGCCGACACCCGGCACCGGGCGGGCCTGTCCGTGCACGAGTACGTCCAAGGGCACAGCGGTCCCGGCGGAGTGACCCGCCGGACGCCGGGTCGCGTACCGGACGGCGACGAGCCACCCAGACTGCTCAACCGTCCGCAACGCTGCTACGTCTGCAAGAACCACTACCGGCTGGTCCACCACTTCTACGGCCAGCTGTGCCCGGGCTGCGCCGACGAGAACCTCGCCCGGCGCACCGCCCGGACCGATCTCACCGGCCGGCGGGCGCTGCTGACCGGTGGGCGGGTCAAGATCGGCTTCCATGTGGCCCTCATGCTGTTGCGTGACGGAGCGGAACTCACCGTCACGACCCGCTTCCCGCAGGACGCGGCGAACCGCTTCGCCGCGGCGCCGGGTGCGGCCGACTGGTGGCACCGACTGCGGATAGCCGCGCTGGACCTGCGCGACCCGAGACAGGTACTCGCCCTCACCGACCACCTGCTCGACGAGGCCGCACCTCTGGACATCCTGGTCAACAACGCGGCCCAGACACTGCACCGGTCTCCCCGGGCGTACCGTGCGCTGGCAGCGGCTGAGGCCGCCGCCGTCGCGACGGCCCAGCCCGCCACCGCCCCGGAGATCTGGACCGCCCCCGGATTCGCCGTTCCCGGATCACATACCGCGGCACTCCCTCTGACGGCAGAACTCGCCTCACGCGCCCGGGTCTCCGGCGCCCTGGCCGGCGTCCGCCGCGGGGCCGAAGGAGCCCTCGCGCCGACCACGGAGCCGACCACGGAACCGGCTCCGACTCCGGCCCCGGCCTCGGACCTGCAGGAGCGCACCGACGAGGCAGGGCTCCTGCAGGAGACGGGCTCCAGCAACTCCTGGACCCTGCGGCTCGGCCAGGTCGAACCGGCCGAGCTCCTCGAAGTCCAGCTGGTCAACGCCGTGGCGCCGTTCCTGCTCGCCGACCGCCTGCTGCCCCTGCTGGAGGCGTCCCCGCATGCCCGCCGCTACCTGATCAATGTCTCGGCCGTCGAGGGCCAGTTCGATGTCCGCAACAAGACCAGCGGCCACCCGCACACGAACATGGCCAAGGCCGCACTGAACATGCTCACCCGCACCAGTGCGGCGGACCTGGCGGCCCGGGGCATCCACACCTGCAGCGTGGACACGGGCTGGGTCACCGACGAGAAGCCGCTGCCCGCCCGGGAGCGGCATGCCGCCACCGGGTGGCGTCCGCCCCTGGACGTCATCGACGGCGCTGCGCGCATCTACCACCCCATCGTCCAGGGACAGGCAGGCAGCCCCATCCACGGCGTGCTGCTCAAGGACTACCGGGACGTTGCCTGGTGA
- a CDS encoding helix-turn-helix domain-containing protein yields the protein MNEFSAEAMGLVIREYRLDQSPSMTQDELARRADYGKGGAVSISRIEHGLISPREHRLAAIALALRLTPEQLKQEAEDRTRSLAHQRGQRPVKLREQVAETKRRYAEVNEKAAQRSKITQEHGEAFYRVHDVVRDEFFMRFVELAKSISGAPEPERPRQEEIESAARTPTAIRIGAMSAGIANAIRGATAGGAAGAAVGGAAAYGAFTAAALFGSASTGTAISTLSGVAATNATLALLGGGTLAAGGAGMAGGILLLTGMVAAPAAALAAAGFYVLRRRRNKKEEERLRTEVEAAEAALDQSQQGFDAMIEVLLRAPDIVEYVSVHGTHALEKWRAGLPPEPRDWASLGQDGQERYKGFLRVAGCLLAVGSINVSALLTAEPDALREMDAAIDETLRYADRTIRSIV from the coding sequence GTGAATGAGTTCAGCGCGGAGGCGATGGGCCTCGTGATCCGCGAGTACCGCCTGGACCAAAGTCCCTCGATGACCCAGGACGAGTTGGCCAGGCGGGCCGACTACGGGAAGGGTGGCGCGGTCTCGATCTCCCGGATCGAGCACGGGCTCATCAGCCCCAGAGAGCACCGTCTGGCCGCCATCGCCCTCGCCCTCCGGCTGACGCCCGAGCAACTCAAGCAGGAGGCGGAGGACCGAACCAGGTCCCTCGCTCATCAGCGGGGCCAGCGGCCCGTGAAGCTGCGCGAACAGGTCGCGGAGACGAAGCGACGCTACGCCGAGGTCAACGAGAAGGCGGCCCAGCGGTCGAAGATCACCCAAGAGCACGGGGAAGCCTTTTACCGCGTCCATGATGTCGTCCGCGACGAGTTCTTCATGAGGTTCGTGGAGCTGGCCAAGAGCATCAGCGGGGCGCCCGAGCCGGAAAGACCGCGCCAGGAGGAGATCGAGAGCGCGGCCAGGACCCCTACGGCGATACGTATCGGAGCCATGTCCGCCGGGATCGCCAACGCCATCCGGGGGGCCACCGCCGGAGGTGCGGCCGGGGCGGCAGTCGGCGGCGCCGCGGCCTACGGCGCTTTCACCGCGGCCGCGTTGTTCGGTTCCGCCTCCACCGGAACGGCCATCTCGACGCTGTCCGGGGTTGCCGCGACCAACGCGACGCTGGCCCTCCTGGGAGGAGGCACGCTGGCCGCCGGCGGTGCGGGCATGGCCGGCGGGATTCTCCTGCTCACCGGCATGGTCGCCGCTCCGGCGGCAGCACTGGCAGCCGCCGGGTTCTACGTCTTGAGGCGGCGCCGGAACAAGAAGGAGGAGGAACGTCTGCGAACCGAGGTCGAGGCTGCGGAGGCGGCGCTGGACCAGTCGCAGCAAGGGTTCGACGCGATGATCGAAGTGCTGCTCCGTGCCCCGGACATCGTGGAGTACGTAAGCGTCCACGGCACCCACGCCCTTGAGAAGTGGAGGGCCGGTCTGCCGCCGGAACCCCGGGACTGGGCTTCGCTCGGGCAGGACGGGCAGGAACGGTACAAGGGGTTCCTCAGGGTGGCGGGCTGCCTCCTCGCCGTGGGCAGCATCAACGTCAGCGCTCTCCTCACGGCTGAGCCCGACGCTCTGCGCGAGATGGACGCGGCCATCGACGAGACGCTGCGGTACGCGGACAGGACCATCAGGTCGATCGTCTGA
- a CDS encoding MFS transporter, giving the protein MSATTTASAQSPAPPDRSASASWLAVIAVMLGIFSIVTAEILPIGLLTSIGSSFTVSDGMAGLTMTMPGFLAAVSAPLVTVATGRIDRRVMLGVFILVLALANFLAATAPDYWLVLVSRVMVGVTIGGFWSIGAGLARQLVPAESVGRATSVIFSAVPLGSVLGVPLGTLIGDIAGWRTAFLVMGGFTLAVLALLLLVVPPLPSDQTTRLDVLGGMLRSVNTRFALVMTFLVVLAHFGTYTYVTPFLEQVTQVSSALITVYLLVYGAAGIAGNFLGGSAVGRYPRATFAAAAALIAGATLLLPVLGRSDVGAVALLIVWGVAYGAVPVCSQTWFAKASPDSPEASSVLFTASFQATISIGALVGGAVLDHSSPSTVMVLGGLAAVLMVLVAWAHWAGRFPWPKAS; this is encoded by the coding sequence ATGTCTGCAACAACCACCGCTTCTGCCCAATCTCCCGCACCGCCGGATCGCTCGGCTTCGGCTTCCTGGCTGGCTGTGATTGCGGTGATGCTGGGGATCTTTTCGATCGTCACCGCTGAGATTCTGCCGATCGGCCTGCTGACCTCGATCGGATCGAGTTTCACCGTCTCGGACGGAATGGCCGGTCTCACGATGACCATGCCAGGATTCCTGGCCGCGGTTTCAGCCCCCTTGGTCACGGTGGCCACGGGGCGTATCGACCGGCGGGTCATGCTGGGGGTGTTCATCCTCGTGCTGGCGCTGGCCAATTTCCTGGCCGCCACAGCGCCGGACTACTGGCTGGTCCTGGTCTCCCGCGTCATGGTGGGGGTCACCATCGGCGGCTTCTGGTCGATCGGAGCCGGGCTCGCCCGCCAGTTGGTGCCTGCCGAATCCGTAGGCCGCGCGACCTCGGTGATCTTCTCCGCGGTACCGCTCGGCTCCGTACTCGGGGTACCGCTGGGCACCCTCATCGGTGACATCGCGGGCTGGCGGACGGCGTTCCTCGTCATGGGCGGCTTCACGCTGGCCGTCCTCGCCCTGCTGCTCCTGGTCGTCCCGCCGCTCCCCTCCGACCAGACGACGCGCCTCGACGTCCTCGGCGGCATGCTCCGGAGCGTCAACACCCGCTTCGCCCTGGTGATGACCTTCCTCGTCGTGCTCGCTCACTTCGGCACGTACACGTACGTCACCCCCTTCCTGGAGCAGGTGACCCAGGTGAGCTCGGCCCTCATCACGGTCTATCTGCTCGTCTACGGAGCAGCCGGAATCGCCGGCAACTTCCTCGGCGGATCAGCGGTGGGGCGCTACCCGCGGGCGACCTTCGCCGCGGCCGCCGCGTTGATCGCCGGTGCGACCCTGCTCCTCCCGGTCCTCGGCCGGTCGGACGTGGGAGCGGTGGCACTGCTGATCGTCTGGGGCGTCGCCTACGGAGCCGTGCCGGTCTGCTCGCAGACCTGGTTCGCCAAGGCTTCGCCCGACTCCCCCGAGGCGTCCTCCGTCCTCTTCACCGCCTCCTTCCAGGCCACCATCTCCATCGGAGCCCTGGTCGGAGGGGCCGTCCTCGACCACTCCTCGCCCTCGACGGTCATGGTGCTGGGCGGACTGGCAGCCGTCCTGATGGTGCTGGTGGCCTGGGCCCACTGGGCGGGGAGGTTCCCCTGGCCCAAGGCTTCGTAG
- a CDS encoding NUDIX domain-containing protein gives MSGGARYTVPVDVHLILRRDGETGPEVLLSRRAGPVYASGLWHLPSGHLDPGEDMLAAVIREAREETGVVIDPEDVTAAVTVHHRPPVGAHSRIGVFFEVRRWSGRPEVREPDRCDGMGWYPLDGLPDPMVAYCRAGLDAYRAGLPAAVHFQRPGDPIRYTRGDPDRSRPLPGPPVGGAELPHRLRTFAEQAVGRITEAVDASWARTGSRVWLITGAGGGTWYLKRHRGPKFHEREVAAYRRWVPALGAHAPRLVAADPAACAVVVTPLAGRPLHGMVLDAAAEAGVQQALGRLASALHHSAPEQPVGAAPAAAGVKGRLDAARPCLADGDEDLVLALARTYEDLPRPALVPTHGDLQYRNVLLGEDGEPRLFDFERSEYGTATRDMVRLSGTWDGRPDLRAAFLAGYGRPLTPVEELRLDCESAFDAVSGIAYGSTHADPEVAERGRRTLLRLRVTGRP, from the coding sequence GTGAGCGGCGGGGCCCGGTACACCGTGCCGGTCGACGTCCACCTCATCCTGCGCCGCGACGGCGAAACCGGTCCCGAGGTACTGCTGTCCCGCCGCGCCGGGCCGGTGTACGCGTCCGGGCTGTGGCACCTGCCGTCCGGGCACCTCGACCCGGGCGAGGACATGCTCGCGGCGGTGATCCGGGAAGCCCGCGAGGAGACCGGAGTGGTGATCGACCCCGAGGACGTGACCGCTGCCGTCACCGTCCACCATCGCCCTCCGGTGGGCGCCCATTCCCGGATCGGCGTGTTCTTCGAGGTACGGCGCTGGTCGGGCCGGCCGGAGGTGAGGGAGCCGGACCGGTGCGACGGCATGGGCTGGTACCCGCTGGACGGGCTGCCGGACCCGATGGTGGCCTACTGCCGGGCCGGCCTCGACGCCTACCGCGCCGGGCTGCCCGCCGCCGTGCACTTCCAGCGGCCCGGCGACCCGATCCGGTACACCCGCGGCGACCCCGACCGCAGCCGTCCGCTGCCCGGACCACCCGTCGGCGGCGCGGAGTTGCCGCACCGACTGCGAACGTTCGCAGAGCAGGCGGTCGGCCGGATCACCGAGGCGGTCGACGCCTCCTGGGCGCGCACCGGAAGCCGGGTGTGGCTGATCACCGGCGCCGGCGGCGGAACCTGGTACCTCAAGCGGCACCGGGGACCGAAGTTCCACGAGCGGGAGGTGGCCGCGTACCGGAGGTGGGTGCCGGCACTCGGCGCACACGCTCCCCGCCTCGTCGCGGCCGACCCCGCGGCGTGCGCCGTCGTCGTCACCCCCCTGGCCGGACGGCCACTGCACGGCATGGTCCTCGATGCGGCCGCCGAGGCAGGCGTCCAGCAGGCGTTGGGCCGTCTTGCCTCCGCGCTGCACCACAGTGCCCCGGAACAGCCCGTCGGAGCGGCCCCGGCCGCGGCCGGGGTGAAGGGCCGGCTGGACGCGGCCCGGCCGTGCCTGGCGGACGGGGACGAGGACCTGGTCCTCGCCCTGGCCCGCACGTACGAGGACCTCCCGCGGCCGGCCCTGGTACCGACGCACGGGGACCTCCAGTACCGCAACGTTCTGCTCGGCGAGGACGGCGAGCCACGGCTGTTCGACTTCGAGCGGTCGGAGTACGGCACCGCCACGCGGGACATGGTGCGCCTGAGCGGCACCTGGGACGGCCGGCCCGACCTGCGCGCCGCGTTCCTCGCCGGGTACGGCAGGCCGCTGACCCCGGTCGAGGAGCTCCGCCTGGACTGCGAGTCGGCCTTCGACGCCGTTTCCGGTATCGCCTACGGCAGCACCCACGCCGACCCGGAAGTCGCCGAACGCGGCCGCCGCACCCTGCTACGCCTCCGTGTCACAGGGCGCCCGTAG
- a CDS encoding DUF4246 domain-containing protein has translation MTGLSAFPLPFQASRSLSFATPRTLREVQMMQCSAHIRAKPGWFDKMNDADIVARWTREAVAQGLTEAQVRYVLAELVHYAALRDGRTGVEVSAVDGVWQSDTLVDDKLRSRLREAVRVLEQVPEAEQDWHPGSDGQVLDLVHPSLFCLVREASGAHDRAWQSPTDRYSKYEFSEKFQWLPTDVDISDDGDATFCSYVNNVHPETHRELVPVLEDLFARMRPLLENVLTDLRHPRPLRIEADPYGWYDSEPEYPDKSAYGDREAYREALGVWEQAHDAWWENRRPVIPDAPAFTMPDSPDASARVDLRGRRLQVIVKLATLHLTPEKPEYAGGSWHVEGMMNERIVSTGIYYWDSENITESRLGFRAALDDPNYEQNDDNGLREVYGLEDEDSLNQVLGSASTPAGRCLAFPNILQHRVDSFRLADTARPGYRKILAFFLVDPSERIVSTSDVPPQQPWSDTSTMTLEQAKTYREQLMQERKFFVAEHNEQLYEREFSLCEH, from the coding sequence TTGACCGGCCTGTCTGCTTTCCCGCTGCCTTTTCAGGCATCCCGTTCCCTGTCGTTCGCGACGCCCCGAACACTGCGGGAGGTCCAGATGATGCAGTGCAGCGCGCACATTCGGGCCAAGCCGGGATGGTTCGACAAGATGAACGACGCCGACATCGTCGCCCGATGGACGCGGGAAGCGGTCGCCCAGGGCCTCACTGAGGCTCAGGTGCGTTACGTGCTTGCCGAACTCGTGCATTACGCCGCCCTGCGGGACGGGCGAACCGGCGTCGAGGTGTCCGCCGTCGACGGGGTCTGGCAGTCGGACACTCTGGTCGACGACAAGCTCCGATCGCGGCTGCGCGAGGCGGTTCGGGTGCTGGAACAGGTTCCCGAGGCAGAGCAGGACTGGCATCCCGGATCCGACGGTCAGGTACTGGATCTGGTCCACCCCTCGCTGTTCTGCTTGGTGAGAGAGGCGAGCGGCGCGCACGATCGGGCTTGGCAGAGCCCGACCGACCGCTATTCGAAGTACGAGTTCTCGGAGAAGTTCCAGTGGCTTCCCACGGACGTCGACATCAGCGACGACGGCGATGCCACCTTCTGTTCGTACGTCAACAATGTCCACCCCGAGACCCACCGCGAACTGGTACCTGTCCTGGAGGACTTGTTCGCCCGCATGCGGCCGCTGCTGGAGAACGTGCTGACGGATCTGCGCCATCCGCGGCCCTTGCGGATCGAGGCCGATCCCTACGGGTGGTACGACTCGGAGCCGGAGTATCCCGATAAGTCCGCCTACGGTGACCGTGAGGCCTATCGAGAGGCCCTGGGTGTGTGGGAGCAGGCCCACGACGCATGGTGGGAGAACCGGCGCCCGGTCATCCCGGACGCCCCGGCCTTCACCATGCCCGACTCGCCCGACGCATCCGCCCGGGTCGACCTGCGGGGCCGCCGTCTCCAGGTCATCGTCAAGCTCGCCACCCTTCATCTCACCCCGGAGAAGCCCGAGTACGCCGGCGGTTCCTGGCACGTCGAGGGGATGATGAACGAGCGGATCGTATCGACCGGTATCTACTACTGGGACAGCGAGAACATCACGGAAAGCCGGCTGGGTTTCCGGGCGGCACTCGACGATCCGAACTACGAGCAGAACGACGACAACGGTCTGCGTGAGGTCTACGGCCTGGAAGACGAAGACTCGCTGAACCAGGTCCTGGGATCCGCGTCGACCCCGGCGGGCCGCTGCCTGGCGTTCCCGAACATCCTGCAGCACCGCGTCGACTCGTTCCGCCTCGCGGACACCGCTCGCCCGGGGTACCGCAAGATCCTCGCCTTCTTCCTGGTCGACCCGTCGGAAAGAATCGTCTCGACATCCGATGTGCCACCGCAGCAGCCCTGGTCCGATACGTCGACCATGACGCTCGAACAGGCGAAGACCTATCGTGAACAGCTCATGCAGGAACGGAAATTCTTCGTCGCCGAGCACAACGAGCAGCTCTACGAACGCGAATTCTCCCTCTGCGAGCACTGA
- a CDS encoding NADAR family protein: MPIYFYGAEEVPYGCFSNFSAHGVDLDGYWWPTTEHYFQAQKFTGTRHAELIRRAGTPLRAAELGRDPSKPMRRDWERVKDDVMRRAVAAKFRTHTDIGAILLATGDAEIVEDTTSDHYWGRGRTGTGKNMLGRILMRTRSRIRAERGEAGDGRAPRGRVSWP; encoded by the coding sequence ATGCCGATCTACTTCTATGGCGCCGAGGAAGTTCCCTACGGCTGCTTCTCCAACTTCTCCGCACATGGCGTGGACCTCGACGGATACTGGTGGCCGACCACGGAACACTATTTCCAGGCACAGAAGTTCACCGGCACCCGCCACGCCGAGCTCATCCGCCGGGCCGGCACCCCGCTGCGCGCCGCGGAGCTGGGCCGCGACCCGTCGAAGCCGATGCGGCGGGACTGGGAACGGGTGAAGGACGACGTGATGCGCCGCGCCGTGGCGGCCAAGTTCCGTACGCACACCGACATCGGCGCGATCCTGCTCGCCACGGGAGACGCAGAGATCGTCGAGGACACGACGTCCGATCACTACTGGGGACGCGGCCGGACGGGGACCGGAAAGAACATGCTCGGCCGGATCCTGATGCGTACGCGCAGTCGGATCCGTGCCGAACGCGGCGAAGCAGGTGACGGGCGCGCTCCCCGGGGACGCGTCAGCTGGCCGTGA